A genomic window from Companilactobacillus alimentarius DSM 20249 includes:
- a CDS encoding family 78 glycoside hydrolase catalytic domain — protein sequence MEFKQIYINHMKNPIGFEFDNLFINCEVTANNYPKNLEKRLIITHSDKSIYTTDWQLAKDLNFKPIFKLDSKTRYTVLVKLRSDEKVYSRKAYFETGLINGFHHSQWIGSDDTSIHGISLSKQFTLPKIKQARLYISGLGLYEAYIDGQKVGDEYLAPGFTNYNYYVQIASHDVSSLLQDSGFHTLRIIVGDGWYKGKLGIKNHGGTANQYGNILMANAELDYVDDSKIHHSLGTDITWKTETSQITHSGIYYGEDLDETLSVKSLSTKEFKKPTKHLKDRLSLPIKEHETFYPKTVNTSDRSVVLDFGQNMAGWVTFENTLPKGTKVELQYGEILQKGMLYRDNLRSARATFTYVSDGKKHLIRPHFTYFGFRYVKLVGFPKDIDVNLFCAQALYSDMKQIGRIQTNNSSVNQLFSNIEWGQKSNFIDIPTDCPQRDERLGWTGDAAIFAKTASYNMDTYQFNKKFAFDIAVEQSFRDGKVPLYVPNVDGDDGGKAVWGDVATIVPWITYVRSHDSTILRQNFGAMMSWVDWIHDYAKSTKNEFLWLDSDQLGDWLALDTEDIMHLKGKTPDELIASAYYYQSVRIVAQTALILNAKREHEYYKLLAEKIKEAFIAEFYTASGRLITDTQTALALCLKLKLYPQGSQKRITQKLVGRIEKDQNHLTTGFVGTPALLPALSENGQNDLAVQIFLNDDYPSWLYEVKMGATTIWERWNSVMPDGSISDNGMNSLNHYSTGAVMQWAYEYLLGIKQGESLTIQPEITPKLRKMSGYTELDTGKLNIQWKLVDHQGSKVNLILDLPFANAAKVILPRTNAWIDNGVRHRNGDILSPGHHEISYNPKTNFIDTFNVHTALSQFIDNREITGALKQLVPFWDFIQLPGNIEHFKDYSILQLSREMKGIGFSPLTEEQLEKINQYFRTYAQSQIEEEDELK from the coding sequence ATGGAATTTAAACAAATATATATAAATCATATGAAAAATCCAATTGGTTTTGAGTTTGATAACTTATTTATCAATTGTGAGGTGACAGCTAATAATTATCCTAAAAATTTGGAAAAGCGATTAATAATTACTCACTCCGATAAATCAATTTACACAACTGATTGGCAGTTGGCTAAAGATTTGAATTTTAAACCTATTTTTAAATTAGATAGTAAAACAAGGTATACCGTTTTAGTTAAATTAAGATCTGATGAAAAAGTTTATTCTCGAAAAGCCTATTTTGAAACTGGATTAATAAATGGCTTTCACCATAGTCAATGGATCGGAAGCGATGATACTAGTATTCATGGAATTAGTTTAAGCAAGCAGTTTACACTTCCAAAAATTAAACAGGCTCGTTTATACATTAGCGGTCTAGGGTTGTATGAAGCATACATTGATGGACAAAAAGTAGGAGATGAGTATCTAGCTCCCGGATTTACTAATTATAACTATTATGTCCAAATAGCCAGTCATGACGTTTCCAGTTTATTACAAGATTCTGGTTTTCACACGTTGAGGATTATAGTAGGTGATGGTTGGTATAAGGGTAAATTAGGAATTAAAAACCATGGTGGGACGGCTAATCAATATGGAAATATTTTAATGGCTAACGCAGAGTTGGACTATGTAGATGATAGTAAGATTCATCATTCTTTAGGTACCGATATAACATGGAAAACTGAAACATCTCAGATAACCCATTCCGGAATATATTACGGGGAAGATTTGGATGAAACTTTAAGTGTTAAAAGTTTGTCAACAAAGGAATTTAAAAAACCAACGAAACATCTTAAGGATCGGTTGAGTCTACCAATTAAAGAGCATGAAACATTTTATCCTAAAACAGTCAATACTTCTGATCGTAGTGTCGTCTTAGATTTTGGTCAGAATATGGCAGGTTGGGTAACTTTTGAGAATACTTTACCCAAAGGAACTAAAGTTGAATTGCAATATGGGGAAATTCTTCAAAAGGGCATGTTATATCGTGATAATCTAAGATCAGCCCGAGCAACTTTCACATATGTGAGTGATGGCAAAAAACATCTTATTAGACCACATTTTACTTACTTTGGTTTTAGATATGTAAAGTTAGTAGGTTTTCCTAAAGATATAGATGTCAATCTCTTTTGTGCTCAAGCTTTATATTCAGATATGAAACAAATTGGTAGAATTCAAACGAATAATTCATCAGTTAATCAATTATTTAGCAATATCGAATGGGGACAAAAGAGTAATTTTATAGATATTCCGACTGATTGTCCACAACGCGATGAACGTTTGGGTTGGACAGGTGATGCGGCTATTTTTGCTAAAACTGCGAGCTACAACATGGATACTTATCAATTTAACAAGAAATTTGCTTTTGATATTGCAGTGGAACAGAGTTTTCGTGATGGAAAAGTCCCATTATACGTCCCTAATGTTGATGGGGATGATGGTGGAAAAGCTGTTTGGGGAGATGTAGCAACTATTGTCCCTTGGATCACTTATGTACGATCACATGACAGTACAATTCTACGTCAAAATTTTGGTGCCATGATGTCATGGGTCGACTGGATACATGATTATGCCAAATCAACTAAGAATGAATTCTTATGGTTAGATTCTGATCAGCTCGGTGATTGGTTGGCGTTAGATACTGAAGATATTATGCATCTTAAAGGCAAGACTCCAGATGAATTAATTGCTAGTGCTTATTATTATCAATCGGTACGAATTGTTGCGCAAACAGCTTTGATTTTAAATGCTAAACGAGAACATGAATATTACAAGTTATTGGCTGAAAAGATTAAGGAAGCTTTTATTGCAGAATTTTATACCGCTAGTGGTCGTTTAATTACTGATACACAAACGGCATTAGCCTTATGTTTAAAATTAAAATTGTATCCTCAAGGATCCCAGAAAAGGATTACTCAAAAATTAGTTGGTCGAATTGAAAAAGACCAGAATCATTTAACGACAGGATTTGTGGGAACACCGGCATTGTTACCGGCTCTATCGGAAAATGGACAAAATGATTTAGCTGTACAGATATTCTTGAATGATGATTATCCTAGTTGGCTTTATGAAGTAAAAATGGGTGCGACAACAATTTGGGAACGTTGGAATTCAGTTATGCCTGATGGTTCTATCAGCGATAATGGGATGAACTCACTTAATCATTATTCTACCGGCGCAGTAATGCAATGGGCTTATGAGTATCTTTTAGGAATTAAACAAGGTGAGAGCTTAACCATCCAACCAGAAATAACACCTAAGCTTAGAAAGATGAGTGGTTATACGGAACTGGATACTGGAAAATTAAATATTCAATGGAAATTGGTTGATCATCAAGGGTCTAAAGTTAACTTAATATTGGATCTACCATTTGCTAATGCTGCCAAGGTTATTTTGCCTAGGACAAATGCTTGGATTGATAACGGAGTCAGACATCGAAATGGTGATATTTTATCACCTGGTCATCATGAAATATCTTACAATCCAAAGACCAATTTTATTGATACTTTTAACGTTCATACAGCTCTATCACAATTTATAGACAATCGTGAAATAACAGGTGCTTTAAAACAATTAGTACCATTTTGGGATTTCATTCAATTACCTGGCAATATTGAGCATTTTAAGGACTATTCAATCTTACAGTTGAGTCGGGAAATGAAAGGAATAGGTTTTTCACCACTAACTGAGGAACAATTAGAAAAGATAAATCAATATTTTAGAACTTATGCTCAAAGTCAAATAGAAGAGGAAGATGAATTAAAATGA
- a CDS encoding tetratricopeptide repeat protein, translating into MSKADEVIDTIDDGDFSKVDSLIQSSLREDDDQTKFSLAETLMSRGLSVQAKTIYEHLLDNYPSEGQILSRLAEIAVSDGNSDQALDYISQITPDSPAYAENLLVSADIYQSQGLYEVSEQKLLTGIREYPDEEVFKFALAEVYFDENKFSKALTYYDMLLDMGIKNYSGISIVLRKASSLAGDGQYEEAISVYEDLNAIELNEDAQFQLGFLYNQVKNYNKSIAILEKLLETNRDYPTAYPILAEDYLNIKKNDDAFKYAQLGLNLNELDDRLYQIAFDAGTAENTSEAIKIIEKGIQTVDNPLPLVIKLSDYYITKGQFKSNLDLLEGREISNNPKLIWNLAKSEFETDDVNQAQEDILQVLDDFKDNLDYLSDLIEILRSSGNNDVLKAAIQLYLKQDPDNEDMQNLLDQI; encoded by the coding sequence TTGAGTAAAGCAGATGAAGTTATTGATACCATTGATGATGGTGATTTTTCAAAAGTTGATAGTTTAATTCAATCTTCCCTACGAGAAGATGATGATCAAACTAAGTTCTCTTTGGCTGAAACTTTGATGAGTCGTGGCTTATCAGTTCAAGCTAAGACGATTTATGAGCACCTCTTGGACAATTATCCAAGTGAAGGACAGATACTGTCTAGATTGGCTGAAATTGCCGTATCAGATGGTAATAGTGACCAAGCGCTAGATTATATTTCTCAAATCACACCAGATTCACCAGCTTATGCTGAGAATCTCTTGGTGTCGGCTGATATTTATCAATCACAAGGATTATATGAAGTTAGCGAACAAAAATTATTGACTGGAATTCGTGAATATCCCGATGAAGAAGTTTTCAAATTTGCTTTAGCAGAAGTTTATTTCGATGAGAATAAATTCAGCAAAGCACTAACGTATTATGACATGCTCTTGGATATGGGAATTAAGAATTATTCCGGAATATCAATCGTTTTGCGTAAAGCTAGTTCTTTAGCCGGAGATGGACAGTATGAGGAAGCTATCAGTGTTTATGAAGATTTGAATGCAATTGAATTGAATGAAGATGCTCAATTTCAATTAGGTTTTCTCTATAATCAAGTTAAGAATTATAATAAATCCATTGCCATATTGGAAAAGTTATTAGAGACTAATCGCGATTATCCAACAGCTTATCCAATATTAGCCGAAGATTATTTGAATATTAAGAAAAACGATGATGCCTTTAAGTATGCTCAATTAGGATTGAACCTTAATGAGTTAGACGATCGTCTGTATCAAATTGCCTTTGATGCCGGAACTGCTGAGAATACCTCTGAAGCAATTAAGATCATTGAAAAGGGAATCCAAACAGTGGATAATCCTTTACCATTAGTGATCAAATTAAGTGATTATTACATTACTAAAGGACAATTCAAGAGTAATTTGGATCTCTTGGAGGGTCGTGAAATTAGCAACAATCCTAAATTGATTTGGAATTTAGCTAAGTCAGAATTTGAAACTGATGATGTAAATCAAGCTCAAGAGGATATTCTGCAAGTCTTAGACGATTTTAAGGACAATCTAGACTACTTATCAGATTTGATTGAAATCTTGCGTAGCAGTGGAAATAACGATGTTCTCAAGGCGGCTATTCAGTTGTACTTGAAACAAGATCCAGATAATGAAGATATGCAGAATTTGTTAGATCAAATATAA
- a CDS encoding AraC family transcriptional regulator, whose amino-acid sequence MKITDVAKSFFEATNLSTFVFNSQDQAIATFKMPIAPQLPTKLANKLLMNISQKISIHMFLRIGSIATFQIDHHKVVVWATSNMISGNGKYDDKVPLIDFHTFEAQLTLFYLSLTQSTPKFTESQLSLSDFDIIDRPNQEFESFNIHKPSHNGYLAEQQMLLGVEHGNLKEFNNNYVQFMDKGNFGILATSDLRSKKNITVAATTLFTRAAIRGGMYAENAYDLSDECIKKTELKQNITNIYEYTRTIGERFVKNVAQIKRKNIPFLIYRTQEYIYDNLATVKNIDEIAQEMGCSKSYLIHLFKRTTGVSIIEFLTSQRILSAKQLLLFTQLSVYEIANTLGYNGTSQFSRTFKNATGISPSQFKKNQNL is encoded by the coding sequence ATGAAAATCACCGATGTAGCAAAATCATTTTTCGAAGCGACTAATTTATCGACTTTTGTATTCAATTCTCAAGATCAAGCTATCGCAACTTTCAAGATGCCGATTGCACCTCAATTGCCGACAAAACTAGCTAATAAATTATTAATGAATATAAGTCAAAAAATCTCTATTCATATGTTTTTAAGAATTGGCAGCATAGCTACTTTCCAAATTGATCACCATAAGGTAGTCGTTTGGGCGACTTCAAATATGATCAGTGGCAATGGAAAATACGATGATAAAGTCCCCTTGATTGACTTTCATACCTTTGAAGCACAACTAACCTTGTTCTATTTGTCATTAACACAAAGCACTCCCAAATTTACTGAAAGTCAATTATCTTTGTCAGACTTTGATATTATTGATCGTCCTAATCAAGAATTTGAATCATTCAATATTCATAAGCCATCACACAATGGCTATTTAGCGGAACAACAAATGCTTTTAGGCGTCGAACATGGTAATTTGAAAGAGTTCAACAATAACTATGTCCAATTCATGGATAAGGGAAATTTCGGTATTCTTGCAACCTCAGATTTACGTAGCAAAAAAAATATTACTGTTGCTGCAACCACACTGTTCACCCGTGCCGCTATCCGTGGCGGTATGTATGCCGAGAACGCCTACGATCTCAGCGATGAATGTATTAAAAAAACTGAATTAAAACAAAATATCACTAACATCTACGAATACACGAGAACGATTGGTGAACGGTTCGTCAAAAACGTTGCACAAATCAAGCGAAAGAATATTCCTTTTTTAATTTATCGAACCCAAGAATATATTTATGACAATTTAGCAACTGTCAAGAATATTGACGAGATTGCGCAAGAAATGGGATGTAGTAAATCTTACTTGATTCATCTCTTCAAGCGAACTACTGGTGTTAGTATCATTGAATTTCTCACCTCACAAAGAATTCTTTCGGCAAAGCAATTACTTCTATTCACTCAATTATCAGTCTATGAAATCGCCAACACCTTGGGATATAACGGTACCTCTCAATTCTCCAGAACTTTCAAAAATGCCACCGGCATTTCACCCTCACAATTTAAAAAGAATCAAAATTTATAA
- a CDS encoding ROK family protein: MKIYLAFDIGGTKLKYALISEQGQLLKRYSESTIVSSKSEFIKRFNQIVDKFETQISGIGVSVPGKVDFQTQKISFGGSLPFLDGISFNEILNTRLPVFVENDANAATLAEMWLGSLRDVNSGVMLVLGTAVGSGIMINKRLLYGVHQQAGEVSFVSYSKLDKEHMMGSQGSAVALIEDIARNAKLSELDDGRAVFKMINQGNSYAVNRFKIFCQNLASLIYNMQTILDVERFVIGGGISQQSIVVKGINQALCDLRQTSSFVSTTLEAPRVVSSRLYNDANLFGAISHFELRDVNNLSQNIEDN; encoded by the coding sequence ATGAAAATTTATTTAGCATTTGATATTGGGGGAACTAAATTAAAATACGCTTTAATAAGTGAACAAGGGCAACTATTAAAAAGGTACTCTGAAAGTACAATTGTTAGTTCAAAATCAGAATTTATTAAACGCTTTAATCAAATTGTTGATAAATTTGAAACACAAATTTCTGGGATTGGCGTCAGTGTGCCTGGAAAAGTTGATTTTCAAACACAGAAAATAAGCTTTGGAGGATCATTACCATTTTTAGATGGAATTTCATTTAATGAAATTTTAAATACCAGATTACCTGTATTTGTAGAAAATGATGCTAACGCTGCTACTTTAGCTGAAATGTGGTTGGGCTCATTAAGAGATGTTAACAGTGGTGTAATGCTTGTCTTAGGTACAGCCGTAGGATCAGGAATCATGATAAATAAAAGACTTCTATATGGCGTCCATCAACAAGCCGGCGAAGTCAGTTTTGTAAGCTATAGCAAATTGGATAAAGAGCATATGATGGGGAGTCAAGGCTCAGCGGTAGCTTTGATAGAGGATATTGCCCGGAATGCTAAGTTAAGTGAATTAGATGATGGTCGAGCAGTTTTTAAAATGATTAATCAGGGAAACAGTTATGCAGTAAATAGGTTTAAAATTTTTTGTCAAAATTTGGCGTCATTAATTTATAATATGCAAACTATTCTAGATGTAGAACGGTTTGTAATTGGTGGTGGTATTTCACAACAAAGTATCGTTGTAAAAGGAATCAATCAAGCATTATGTGATTTGCGACAAACTAGTTCTTTTGTAAGTACCACTTTAGAAGCACCTAGAGTCGTTAGTTCAAGATTGTATAATGATGCCAATCTTTTTGGGGCTATTTCTCATTTTGAATTAAGGGATGTAAATAATTTGAGCCAAAATATTGAAGATAATTAA
- a CDS encoding alpha/beta hydrolase: MLSKEAKEAIKIARTIKEQQSDALTPDQAVYLRNDADKNNSVPVPDDIQLDEVTEGTKGELYHFNNVKDTVLMFIHGGAYATGTVKSRRNLCFNLLRRLLCDGFSVEYRQWPEAKHPAAQEDVLAAYSFLKRRYKHVLIFGESAGATLALTLTLQLKAEHKELPDKLAVFSPVITQVNTMPSEFLMQERDPMLLGAGEPVPYFAEPYKNDPLISPIFGDFTGFPPLMINCGSEEVKYDDSKVLNYLCQKAGVDVNWTVWQDLFHVFVLFDMPETNQALDKIANFLK; this comes from the coding sequence ATGTTAAGTAAAGAAGCAAAAGAAGCAATTAAAATTGCTAGGACCATCAAAGAGCAGCAATCCGATGCTCTAACTCCAGATCAAGCTGTTTATTTAAGAAATGATGCTGATAAAAATAATAGTGTACCGGTTCCTGATGATATTCAATTGGATGAAGTTACTGAAGGGACTAAAGGTGAACTTTATCATTTTAACAACGTTAAAGATACTGTTTTAATGTTCATCCATGGAGGTGCTTATGCCACAGGAACAGTCAAATCGAGAAGAAATCTTTGTTTTAATCTATTAAGACGTCTTTTGTGTGATGGCTTTTCAGTTGAATATCGACAATGGCCAGAAGCAAAACATCCAGCAGCACAGGAAGATGTTTTGGCAGCGTATAGTTTTTTGAAGAGGCGTTATAAGCATGTGTTAATATTCGGTGAATCAGCTGGAGCTACTTTAGCTTTGACCTTAACGTTGCAATTGAAGGCTGAACATAAGGAATTGCCAGATAAGCTTGCTGTCTTTTCACCAGTAATTACTCAAGTGAATACGATGCCGTCAGAATTTCTCATGCAAGAACGTGACCCTATGTTGCTTGGTGCAGGAGAGCCTGTTCCATACTTTGCAGAACCTTATAAAAATGATCCATTGATTTCACCAATATTTGGTGATTTTACCGGTTTTCCGCCTTTAATGATTAATTGTGGAAGTGAAGAAGTAAAGTATGATGATTCTAAAGTGTTGAACTATCTTTGTCAAAAAGCGGGTGTAGATGTAAATTGGACAGTTTGGCAAGATTTGTTTCATGTTTTTGTATTGTTTGATATGCCGGAAACAAATCAAGCGTTGGACAAGATTGCTAACTTTTTAAAATAA
- a CDS encoding CCA tRNA nucleotidyltransferase, whose translation MQIKQLPEDFKQALPVLEKIEQAGYEAYFVGGSVRDHILGLPIHDVDIATSAYPEEIKSIFKRTVDTGIQHGTVTVLLNDDSYEITTFRTESGYQDYRRPDKVTFVRSLSDDLKRRDFTINALAVDLNGNVIDKFDGLKDLDKKIIRAVGKAEERFHEDALRMMRAVRFQAQLNFKIEDKTAKAIADNAPLLSKIAIERIREEFVKLLLSRSWQTGFADFLNLHLSEFCPGFKDKRTELAELLESKDKVFLDEEEAWSAIGYVLNLNHPEFNHFLRNWKVSNKTREMSVNTLKMLHLFESQDFDVWNIYKLGLDNFKRVISLCQIFQIEFDYDKLRQKVNQISIKNSHDLAISGKDICQILEVKPGPIIGKSMSQIERAVVEGNVYNNFDELRHYLLSNQ comes from the coding sequence ATGCAAATCAAGCAACTTCCTGAGGATTTCAAACAGGCATTACCAGTACTAGAAAAAATCGAACAAGCCGGCTATGAAGCCTATTTTGTTGGCGGAAGTGTGCGCGATCATATTTTAGGACTGCCGATTCACGATGTGGATATTGCGACGAGTGCTTACCCTGAAGAAATTAAAAGTATCTTTAAAAGAACGGTCGACACGGGGATACAACATGGGACAGTCACGGTCTTGTTAAACGATGATTCTTATGAAATTACGACTTTTCGAACGGAATCGGGCTATCAAGATTATCGTCGACCTGATAAGGTCACTTTTGTTCGTTCCTTGTCGGATGATTTGAAGCGCCGTGATTTTACGATCAATGCTTTGGCAGTCGATTTAAACGGAAATGTCATTGATAAGTTCGATGGTCTTAAAGATCTTGATAAAAAAATTATTCGTGCCGTTGGCAAAGCAGAGGAAAGATTTCATGAAGATGCCTTAAGAATGATGCGTGCTGTCAGATTTCAAGCACAGCTGAATTTTAAAATTGAGGATAAGACGGCGAAAGCAATCGCTGATAACGCTCCTTTATTATCTAAAATCGCTATTGAACGTATTCGCGAGGAATTCGTCAAATTACTCTTGAGTAGGTCTTGGCAAACTGGTTTTGCAGACTTTTTGAACCTTCATTTGAGTGAATTTTGCCCAGGCTTTAAAGATAAGCGAACTGAATTGGCCGAATTGTTAGAATCAAAGGACAAAGTTTTTTTAGATGAAGAAGAAGCGTGGAGTGCAATTGGATACGTTTTGAACTTAAATCATCCTGAATTCAATCATTTCTTACGCAACTGGAAGGTTTCTAATAAGACTAGGGAAATGAGTGTCAATACTTTGAAGATGTTGCATTTATTTGAGAGTCAAGATTTCGATGTTTGGAATATTTATAAATTAGGTTTAGATAATTTCAAACGGGTGATCAGTCTCTGTCAAATATTTCAAATTGAGTTTGACTATGACAAATTAAGACAAAAGGTAAATCAGATTTCTATTAAAAATAGTCATGATTTAGCAATTTCGGGAAAGGATATTTGTCAGATTCTTGAGGTTAAACCAGGCCCAATAATTGGAAAATCAATGTCACAAATAGAGCGAGCTGTCGTGGAAGGAAACGTTTACAATAATTTTGATGAATTAAGACATTATTTGTTAAGTAATCAATAA
- a CDS encoding SemiSWEET family transporter — protein sequence MDQSKLKKDNRDFLFYISRLATIFSIMMYVSYIPQILDNLNGMKGNPIQPLSATINSALWVLYGLLKDKKDWPVIIANLPGIVLGLLTFLTAL from the coding sequence ATGGATCAATCAAAGTTAAAGAAAGACAATAGGGATTTTCTTTTTTATATAAGTCGTTTAGCAACTATTTTTTCAATTATGATGTATGTTTCATATATTCCTCAAATTTTAGATAATTTGAATGGTATGAAAGGAAATCCTATCCAACCGTTGAGCGCTACGATCAATAGTGCTTTGTGGGTTTTATACGGATTATTGAAAGATAAAAAGGATTGGCCAGTTATAATAGCTAATTTACCAGGTATAGTTTTAGGATTATTAACCTTTTTAACGGCACTTTAG
- a CDS encoding MFS transporter, which translates to MRKIMTRFAILILSVFTVSAGATAATIPLIMKSFPNISSTTIELLMTIPSLGIIVFTPVSNWVADLISVKKTIMTGLVLIFFGGVIPAITMNFPLIFVSRIILGLGTGLLMSFSQSLIIQLYQGREQQRMLGLSSVFQGLGMFVMTYAAGVLLNNGWQMSYWVYLIVVPIILLVGVYVPKTVGKVVDKDHPEAASDSKKIDGKIWLLALFAFVFNATFAFISIKFALLVVSRNYGTAADASTLLGLMAFAMAAGGFVFMYVQKHWFKYTTAIGLGFATISFLLLTISHSLILSGLGVILVGISVSIFMASMVANINKMTSASQVAFSTSVVMTCANIGTLLSPYFAKAISNVFGNQEAGFTFEAGLIIFAILFVIATFVGINYSRFEYKESNKLSNNVRTQN; encoded by the coding sequence ATGAGAAAAATAATGACACGATTTGCAATTTTGATATTGTCTGTTTTTACCGTAAGCGCTGGAGCAACTGCGGCAACAATTCCGTTAATTATGAAGAGCTTTCCAAATATTAGTTCAACAACAATTGAGCTTTTAATGACGATACCTTCATTAGGAATTATCGTTTTCACACCAGTAAGTAATTGGGTAGCTGATCTTATCAGCGTGAAAAAAACTATCATGACAGGCCTTGTTCTAATTTTCTTTGGCGGGGTCATTCCAGCCATTACGATGAATTTTCCATTGATTTTCGTTTCTAGAATTATTTTGGGATTAGGAACAGGTTTATTAATGTCTTTTTCACAGTCATTGATCATTCAACTATATCAAGGTAGAGAGCAACAAAGAATGCTGGGACTATCCAGTGTTTTTCAAGGCTTAGGGATGTTTGTTATGACTTATGCAGCTGGAGTTCTATTAAATAATGGCTGGCAGATGTCGTATTGGGTTTATTTGATTGTTGTACCTATTATCCTTTTAGTTGGTGTTTATGTGCCTAAAACAGTAGGGAAAGTGGTTGATAAAGACCACCCTGAAGCAGCATCTGACAGTAAAAAAATTGACGGGAAAATTTGGTTATTAGCATTATTTGCATTTGTATTTAATGCTACGTTTGCTTTTATATCTATTAAATTTGCTCTCTTAGTTGTTTCAAGAAATTATGGTACTGCTGCTGATGCAAGTACATTATTGGGACTAATGGCCTTTGCCATGGCAGCTGGTGGATTTGTTTTCATGTATGTTCAAAAACATTGGTTCAAATATACAACAGCAATTGGTTTAGGGTTTGCTACGATTTCATTTTTACTTTTGACTATTTCACATTCTCTAATCCTAAGTGGTTTAGGTGTTATCTTAGTTGGTATTTCAGTTTCAATTTTTATGGCTTCAATGGTTGCTAATATCAATAAAATGACATCTGCTAGTCAAGTGGCATTCTCCACCTCAGTAGTTATGACTTGTGCCAATATAGGAACACTTCTATCACCCTATTTTGCTAAAGCAATTTCAAATGTTTTTGGTAATCAAGAGGCTGGATTCACTTTTGAAGCGGGATTAATTATTTTTGCTATCTTATTTGTAATAGCAACTTTTGTTGGAATAAATTACTCAAGATTCGAATATAAAGAGTCAAATAAGTTATCGAATAATGTGAGAACACAAAATTAG